The DNA segment GTATCTACACGGAACAATTTCTTTTCCATCTGAATTAATGTATCCGTACTTACCATTTAATTTTACCTTAGCTAAACCTTCTATGAAACAATCAGCATATTCGTACTTGCATGGGATAACTTCCTCTCCTTTTTGATTGATGTATCCCCATTTACCGTTAAATTGTATTTGAGATAAACCTTCATGGAAAGGAAAAATATAATCATATCTGCAAGGCACAACCTCTTCACCTTTTATATTGATATATCCGTACTTGCCGTTTAATGACACTATAGCTAAATTTTCACAGAAAATTCCAATGCTATCATATTTACGATGTGTAATTTCTTCGCCTTCTTGATTAAGAAGCACCCACTTACAATTCAATTTTGCTTCGGCTACTCCTTCCTGAAAATTAGAAATTTTTTCATATTTGCAAGGTATAATTTCCTCACCTTTCAAATCAATATAGCCGTACTTACCATTTAACTTTACTTTGGCTAGTCCTTTCTTAAATCCCCAAACATAATCGTACTTGCAAGGTATAACTATCTTACCTTTAGCTGTGCGAAAGCCATATTTACCTCCCTCAGAATGACGAATAATTTTAGTATTTGCGTTTTCGTTATGTTTTGTAGAATTGATTGAAGACAAAACAAGATATATTCTATTTGACCAATTTATTGCCATTTTTTGTGTATCTTCTTTACCTAATACTTTCAAGAAAAACTCTTTCAAAGGTTCAGGTAATTGGCTAAAATGCCCGTGTTCTGGGGGTATTTGTTCAAAATACTCTCGTTTCTCTCCGAAGTGAACTAATCGCTCTTTGATAGCGCTAGGAATATCTACTACGTTTTTGTACGGCAGCTTAAAACTATTCCCTGCAAAAGGATGTATCCCTATTAAAATGTGGTAAAATATTACTGTCATACTAAATACATCCACAAAAGGTTCTAAAACTATATTTTTAATCTCTGCATGCTGGTAGCTAGGCGGTAGATATTCAGGGCTGTAAGCTGAAACTGAAAATACTTTATTACCGTTCTGTACAATTTGTACATTATCTAAATCTGCTAAATATACTTTACCTGTGTAATCAAAAATTAAGTTTTCAGGTTTGATATTCCCATGTACGTACTGTTGGCTTGCGTGCAGCTTTGTAATGGCTTTAGCAATACTGTAACACACTTTCAACTTAGCTACAAAACTATCAGCATGTTTGCGATCAAATTTTTGGTATTGAGAAAGATCAACGGAATTTACATGTTCAATAGGGAAGTTGAAGGTAGTCAAATACTTTACGGAGTATCCTTCTGCATAAGGTATTAGGATGCCTTTGAAATTGCATTGTGAATCATAGACTAAGCCTTGTATCCATAGTAGAGAGGACTCCGTTTGAGCAGCAGAATTATTTTGATAAAGGTAGTTGAGTTTTTCAATTTTTTCTTTCGTAATTTGAGTAGATTTATAGAGTTTTACGCAGTATTGTGTATAAGCTGAGGGTTCTTGAATACGATAGATTTGCCCCTCGCCCCATTGAGATATAGGATTACTGTGTAAAGTTATCCGTTCAAGAATTCCTTCTTGAAACACAAAAAGCTTCATGTTACGAAGATAAAAAATTTTGTTTTTTGCTGCAAGCTTAGATATTCTTTTGATAATGAGCTATTTGCGTGAGGCATGCGAAGGGCGTGCGTCAGCACGGTGCGAAGCGAAGCGCAGCACCGAAGCGTTAGCGTAGCCCGTAGCACGCCGACCTTTTGGGCATGAGCGCCAGCGAAATGCCCAAAAGGGCACGCCCAAAAAATTATTCAAAAACATATCCCTTATCTTTGCATTAAACAAACATGTCTGAACCACTTGAAAAATTGAAGTTGGATAAACTAAATCGTCTGTCAATTGAAGCCTTCAAGCAAAGTAAAAAATTTCCCGCAGTAGTGATAGTAGAAAATGTACGATCAGCTATGAACGTAGGGTCTATTTTCAGAACCTGCGATGCCTTTGCTATTGAAAAACTATACCTATGCGGTTATACACCTACGCCCCCGCATAAAGACATTATGCGCACAGCATTAGGAAGCATAGAAAGCGTAAATTGGGAACACTACCATCAAATTAACTCCCTTTTACAACAACTCAAATCCGATGGTTATACTCTCATCGCCCTTGAACAAACTAATAAAAGTACTCTCTTACAAAATTTACCTGCCGTAAAGCCCGCTGCCTTTATCGTGGGTAACGAAGTAGATGGTGTAAGCCAAGAAACCCTCTTACAGTGCGATACAATCGTAGAAATTCCACAATTTGGCACAAAACACTCCCTAAATGTAAGCGTAGCCACAGGAATAGTTTTATGGCATTGGCTTTATATCTCCCAAATCCAAAAATAAGGTTCAGTAATTGGCTTTTGTAAAATGCTTGACCAAAGTGCGTTTCCATATATTGCATAAGTATCTAAATAACTTTCGGAACGTTCCTGCCAAGTATTATGCGGTAAAAGATAGTTGTATAATTCACTTAATTTTTGATGAAAGATAGATGCATTTCTTTGTTTTTCTTTACGAATCTTTGTGTAAAAGTGCGACCAGTGTTTTTCCATGCGAGTTATAGCTGCCATAGCCGAAGCCTCTAAACCCAATTTTTGCTGCACCGTGTAGTCAATCAAAGTTTGCTTAAACTGCTCCCATTTATGCTTTATCTTTTGAACTTCTGTATCTTGGTCTATTTGAGCTTGAAAATAATCGGCTAAAAATTTCTCTTGGGTTGTATGCAGCAGCGTGAAAAGATCAATTTCGTGTTTTTTTATCCAAGCTAAATAGTTTGAAGGGATT comes from the Bacteroidia bacterium genome and includes:
- a CDS encoding WG repeat-containing protein, whose amino-acid sequence is MKLFVFQEGILERITLHSNPISQWGEGQIYRIQEPSAYTQYCVKLYKSTQITKEKIEKLNYLYQNNSAAQTESSLLWIQGLVYDSQCNFKGILIPYAEGYSVKYLTTFNFPIEHVNSVDLSQYQKFDRKHADSFVAKLKVCYSIAKAITKLHASQQYVHGNIKPENLIFDYTGKVYLADLDNVQIVQNGNKVFSVSAYSPEYLPPSYQHAEIKNIVLEPFVDVFSMTVIFYHILIGIHPFAGNSFKLPYKNVVDIPSAIKERLVHFGEKREYFEQIPPEHGHFSQLPEPLKEFFLKVLGKEDTQKMAINWSNRIYLVLSSINSTKHNENANTKIIRHSEGGKYGFRTAKGKIVIPCKYDYVWGFKKGLAKVKLNGKYGYIDLKGEEIIPCKYEKISNFQEGVAEAKLNCKWVLLNQEGEEITHRKYDSIGIFCENLAIVSLNGKYGYINIKGEEVVPCRYDYIFPFHEGLSQIQFNGKWGYINQKGEEVIPCKYEYADCFIEGLAKVKLNGKYGYINSDGKEIVPCRYDFVQAFSEGLAAVQLNGKWGFVNRKGDKVIPCKYDEVESFNQGLAVVRIAKSWYKIDIQW
- a CDS encoding RNA methyltransferase — protein: MSEPLEKLKLDKLNRLSIEAFKQSKKFPAVVIVENVRSAMNVGSIFRTCDAFAIEKLYLCGYTPTPPHKDIMRTALGSIESVNWEHYHQINSLLQQLKSDGYTLIALEQTNKSTLLQNLPAVKPAAFIVGNEVDGVSQETLLQCDTIVEIPQFGTKHSLNVSVATGIVLWHWLYISQIQK